One window of the Eucalyptus grandis isolate ANBG69807.140 chromosome 6, ASM1654582v1, whole genome shotgun sequence genome contains the following:
- the LOC104450491 gene encoding uncharacterized protein LOC104450491: MAIAAVAAVAWPSSTLALARRLPKCALNSFISASYSCPPPPSPSHAARKLVLYSKPGCCLCDGLKEKLQAAFLISGPDSLQDVDLQVRDITSNPEWERTYQYEIPVLAKVLSDGSEEILPRLSPRLGVELIQKKIAAALKQ, translated from the exons ATGGCCATCGCAGCGGTCGCCGCCGTGGCCTGGCCGTCGTCGACGTTGGCTTTGGCGCGGAGACTGCCTAAGTGCGCTCTCAATTCTTTCATCTCCGCCTCCTACtcctgtcctcctcctccttctccttcgcaTGCTGCGAGGAAGCTCGTCCTCTACTCCAAGCCCGGCTGCTGTTTGTGCGATGGCCTCAAAGAGAAGCTCCAAGCCGCCTTCCTGATTTCCGGGCCGGACTCTCTCCAGGACGTCGATTTACAG GTTAGGGACATAACGAGCAACCCGGAGTGGGAGAGAACTTACCAGTACGAGATACCTGTGCTGGCCAAAGTGCTCTCTGATGGTTCTGAG GAAATTTTGCCAAGATTGTCTCCTCGCCTCGGAGTGGAGCTCATCCAAAAGAAGATAGCTGCAGCATTGAAACAATGA